Proteins found in one Gigantopelta aegis isolate Gae_Host chromosome 12, Gae_host_genome, whole genome shotgun sequence genomic segment:
- the LOC121385794 gene encoding uncharacterized protein LOC121385794: MPIKKAAAVFSVPYSTLHDRVSGKIQLQCTRSGPEALLSQEEEQTLVQHIEFMSSVGYGYTRTEVTGIATDFAVYIGKKEKEGKNLSLQWFYSFMKRWPELKVQKPRSLEIMRAKATSEETVNIYFNELETILNKYNLKNSPQSIYNIDEKGIVENHKPPSVVSSRFEVPVAVTLGKSNTTTVIGCGNALGVAIPPYFVFKGQRMHQELLSGCTAGTAGTVSETGWSNSEIFQMYLSDHFTKYAPPASSDQPILILYDGHKSHINISLIQWARERNIIIFVLPAHTSHVLQPMDVGCFGPFETIYSGMKHTYLREHATSGIDRYSLCEIACKAYCSALTPVNLQASFRKTGIYPFNRSVLKPSNFLPATVFSSTKIARQQESGTVTTDVSPSQCNKFFRSAEEAITRNARPTKKRKVLSAVVGGKAITEDDILENIQKHQEQQQKKKPLPKRKPTKPRPTNNTTDSQMPSTSGVSSRPKANRHVANDSDTSDEEPEDSNDLCCKCKRMQPEEFRHCVSLCFVSWAQCTHPSCNHWVHLKFCTSVRVVRRNSEFWCPCHIEQEE; this comes from the coding sequence ATGCCAATTAAAAAAGCAGCCGCAGTCTTTTCGGTGCCATATTCAACACTTCATGATCGTGTGAGTGGCAAGATTCAGCTTCAATGCACCAGGTCTGGACCAGAAGCATTGTTGTCACAGGAAGAGGAGCAGACTTTAGTCCAGCATATTGAATTCATGTCATCTGTCGGCTACGGCTATACTCGTACGGAGGTCACAGGTATTGCTACTGATTTTGCAGTTTACATCGGAAAGAAAGAGAAGGAAGGCAAAAACTTATCTTTACAGTGGTTTTACAGTTTTATGAAGAGATGGCCTGAACTGAAAGTACAAAAACCGAGATCTCTGGAAATAATGCGTGCAAAAGcgacatcagaggaaaccgtAAATATCTATTTCAATGAATTGGAAACCATTCTGAATAAATACAATCTGAAGAACAGTCCACAGTCAATATACAACATCGATGAAAAAGGCATTGTTGAAAATCACAAACCTCCATCTGTTGTTTCTTCACGTTTTGAAGTACCAGTTGCAGTAACATTAGGCAAATCAAACACGACAACTGTTATTGGGTGCGGCAATGCTCTTGGGGTGGCCATACCtccatattttgtatttaaggGACAAAGAATGCACCAGGAGCTCCTTTCAGGCTGTACTGCAGGCACCGCAGGGACAGTCAGTGAAACAGGCTGGTCCAATTCTGAAATCTTTCAGATGTACCTGAGTGatcattttacaaaatatgctCCACCGGCATCATCTGATCAACCTATCTTGATTTTGTATGATGGCCACAAGTCGCACATAAATATCTCCTTGATTCAGTGGGCACGGGAGAGGAAcatcataatatttgttttgcctGCTCACACTTCCCATGTTCTTCAGCCCATGGATGTTGGATGTTTTGGCCCATTTGAAACAATTTATAGTGGAATGAAGCATACCTATTTGCGGGAACATGCAACTTCAGGAATTGACAGGTATTCCCTGTGTGAGATTGCTTGTAAAGCATACTGTTCTGCCTTAACACCTGTCAATCTGCAAGCATCTTTCAGGAAGACCGGCATATACCCTTTTAATAGAAGTGTCCTGAAGCCATCAAATTTTCTCCCAGCAACAGTGTTCTCTTCAACTAAAATAGCAAGACAACAAGAATCTGGAACGGTCACCACTGATGTTAGCCCCAGCCAATGCAACAAATTCTTCAGAAGTGCTGAAGAGGCTATTACAAGAAATGCAAGGccaacaaagaaaagaaaagtgctCAGTGCCGTTGTTGGTGGGAAGGCCATCACTGAAGATGACATTTTAGAAAACATTCAAAAACACCAAGAACAACAGCAAAAGAAAAAGCCCTTGCCTAaaagaaaaccaacaaaaccaaGACCTACTAACAACACCACAGATTCACAAATGCCAAGCACATCGGGAGTTAGCAGTAGACCAAAAGCAAACCGACATGTTGCTAATGACTCTGACACATCCGATGAAGAACCTGAGGATTCCAATGACCTGTGCTGCAAATGCAAACGTATGCAGCCAGAGGAATTCAGACACTGTGTCTCACTCTGCTTTGTGTCCTGGGCTCAGTGCACCCACCCATCATGCAATCATTGGGTTCACCTTAAATTCTGTACCTCTGTTAGAGTAGTGAGGCGAAACTCCGAATTTTGGTGCCCTTGTCACATAGAACAAGAGGAGTAA